The Lytechinus pictus isolate F3 Inbred chromosome 14, Lp3.0, whole genome shotgun sequence genomic sequence CTAGGAATACCCTCTCTTCGTTCAAAGTGAGACTACCTCATACCGTCATACTCGAGGGAATCTGGGAAATGGCGATGGTAGAGCTGCACTACCCGAACAGATGGTTTAATTATCATTCTTCCCACTTGAACTCCGGAATTCTATACTCAGGCGATGGTGGAATAAGCTGGGACGAACATCGCATCCCAAATGGTTACTATGACAACATCAAAGAGCTTCTGATCCTAATTGTCCCGACAGATTTACGTCGTACCATTGAGTTTACATTCAACGATTATTCTAGCAAAGTGACCTTTGTCACGCGAGATCCCTTTTACAGGGTAAAAATGACGGGAGGGTTGGCTACCATGTTGGGTTTTGAGGATGGGTCTTCCATGGCGGGGCCATTAGAAGCTCCATTACCAGTCGATATGATGTTGTTTCATGGATTATATGTGTATACAGACCTCATTGAACATCAGCTTGTGGGCGATACAAGGGCCCCTCTCTTACGAGTTGTGACAGTAAAGGACAGACATGGCAAAGACGTAACTGTCAATTTCGAGGCCCCGCACTATCTACCTATGAACCAGAAGCTCTTCAATACGATCGAAGTCCATATAAAGGATGACATGGGTCGTAGTATTCCATTCCAGCGTGGGAGAGTCGTTGTTAAACTACATCTGAGGAAGAGATCGCCTTCTTTGATTCACGGATAAGAGTgtatttttacaagaaaaattaaacatggCGAGCACTGGTTATCTCTCGCCTCAAGTCTACACAGATTATTACACTAGCCAAGTAGGGAATGGTGTACCTGTATTCTCCGGAGGAGTGATGCAACAAGGTTTTGGTATTGGAGGTTTACTAGCCAGAGGACTGCGGGCAGCTATGCCCCTTTTGAGAAGAGGAACGCAAGCCGTGGTTAAAAAGCTTGCCTTTAGAAAAGGGGGCAATTCATTGGCTCAGAGAGCTGTCAATGCCGGAATCAACTTTGCAGCTGGGGCTTTGTCAGATCATCTTGATAAAAAGATCGGTGTTAGGAGGGCTCCCAAAAGAAAACGCGCTACCCGTCGACGACAGGCAACTGTCAAGAAAAGGCGAGTTGGGTCTAATAAAAAGGGGAAACGTCCAAAAGCATCCAACAGTCGTCCTGGAGTCGCTGCGAAGGCAAGAGCTCGAGATATTTTTGACGCCTGAGAATAATCGGGAGAAAATCAAAGTACAATGGCCTTTGTCCATAACGATTCGTGCGAGTGTGTCAAATCAGAGTTGGACCTCTTCAGTATTCCACCTACTCAAACCAGTATTGAACAAGGGCAATGGATAGAATACCACCCCCTGGCTCAATTTTCAGACGGAGGACCCATCGAGTTTCACATTTCTGGTTCAGGAAGCGAATACCTAGATCTCACTCAGACACAGGTCTATGTAAAAGCAAAAGTGGTCCATCAGGATGGTACCAATCTTGTGGACGGAGATCAAGTTGGACCGGTAAATCTGTTTCTGCACTCCCTCTTCTCACAAGTGGATGTCAGTTTAAACGATCGAGTGATCACGCCTTCTACACCAACCTACCCCTACAGGGCTATGATTGAATCATTGCTTCAATATGGGTCAGAAGCCAAGGAGACCCAGCTGACCTCGGCTCTCTTCTACAAAGATACCGCTGGCTGTATGGATAATCCCAACCCTCTAGATAATACCGGAGATGCCAACCAAGGTTTGAAGAAGAGACACGGTTACATCAGATCATCCAACAGTTTTGAGATGACGGGGCCGCTTCACTGCGATCTATTCTTTCAACCCAAACACCTATTAAATGGTGTAGATGTACGAGTTAAAATGATCAGAAGCAAGGAAGAATTCTCCCTCATGTCTGCAACACCCGATGCTCCCTACAAAGTTGTCATTCAAGATTGCTCCCTCTTTGTTCGGAAGGTTAAAGTTTCCCCCTCTGTGATGATAGGGCATGCAAGAGCGCTGGAAAAGGGAACAGCTAAATATCCAGTCCGACGTGTGATGTGCAAGGTTCTCTCTGTCCCTCGTGGGGAAATGACGTTACAGCAGGACCATCTTTTCCTGGGACAGATTCCACAGCGTCTCGTTGTGGGATGTGTAGATAACAATGCTTTCAGTGGCAGTTATGTTCACAATCCGTTCAACTTTCAACACTTTGACGTCAATTACATGTCCCTCTACGTAGATGGAACACAAGTTCCATCCAAACCATTAACTCCTGATTACGGACGTATCGCTGGATCGGCTTCAATCAGAGCTTATCATACCCTCTTTTCAGGAACGGATAAAATGTTCAGGGATTCTGGAAACGATATCAGTAGGGAGGACTACGATCGTGGATACGCACTCTATGCCTTTGACCTCTCCCCTGACTTATCATCGGGTCAGCATTTCAACTTGAAAAAGCAAGGAAATCTGCGCTTGGAGATACATTTCAGGAAGAATCTACCACAGGGAGTGAACATTGTTGTCTATGCAGAATTTGACAACATCCTAGAAATTGACCGAGCCCGCAACGTCCTGTTTGATTATTCTGTGTAAATATGTATGCTTCCGATATTGATCGCATCATGAGGAATGATACAGCAGTGGGAGGAATCTACGAGGGCGTTTATCCCTCCGATCGATTGATCATGGAAGCAGTGCCCCGACCTTCAGCTTATGTTGTTAACCTAGACCCAGCCCATAAACCTGGAAGCCATTGGATCGGTATATTCATGGATAGCTCTGGAAATTCAGATTATTTTGACTCTTATGGAATCCCCCCACCCCCTGGAAAAATTCGGAAATTCTTACGTCAACATACGGATGGTCGAACCGGATGGAACCGCTTCAAGCTTCAGGGAGACTATTCCACAGTCTGCGGACAGTATGTGATATTCTTCTTAACCCAACGTGCCAGGGGTAGAAATATGGATTCTGTCATTCGCAAATTTTCTTTGGATACGGATTTGAACGATCATCTTATCCGAGATTTTGTCCGAACTAACTATGGTTATGATCAACCGGTACATCAAACACACTTTCTGGATGACCAACTATCAAAGGCTGTTTATcctttgtttctttgatttgtcaTACGTATATAACATGTAAATATTGTTGTTTTgctgtgatgaaaaaaaataaaaataaagatgtaaatagtattttctttgcttcccaTGTCTCCTTATTTTAGTCATCAAAGTGTCTCGTTCTCCGATTTAACGTATACATTGCATACACACAGCCATACTGATACAGCCCAACAAATATTTGCAAACCTTTCTCGTGTACAAGAAAAGTTTTACaacctctttttcttttaagcaaaactttttttctctctccccctctcttcttttttattctctcttacctctctctcctttcctctttaTCCCCCCACCCTCTCTTCATCTTTTTTCATTAGATAAATACAATCCACGCCTAAGAAGTAAGACAAAGACCTTGCTTTACACTTCAATAATaactttattacatgtatttactcTATTTACATGAATCTTTCAAATAGGCCATTCGCATTTCCATACGATTATCTTACAACATGAATGCATGATAGTCAAACACTTGCCATAAATATGATCTAGAGATTGAAGATTTTACAGTTTATTTACATCTAAAAATCAAGACGCTGAGGGGATATAGTATattcttcttccccttcctcTTCCTCGGATGTTTCAGAATCATCGTCTAATTTATCGATATACATCTCACGAATATCATCATCAAATGAAGGGGATTCAAATTTCCTATCCTTAACATTGTACAGATCTACAATATCCTGGTGCCTAACGCAATCAAAACCGGGGGTTTTCTCATACCATTGCTCATAGGTATTTAGGAAATAGTCCACATCATCAACATATTTGACAAGGAGTTCCCTTACAAGTGTATTCCACGTACCAGTTGGACAGAGAAAGACATCACTCTGATCTGTTACAATGTGGGCATAAAATACTTTCCATTCCTTTAACAGTTTTCCTTTATCAATTTTC encodes the following:
- the LOC129259552 gene encoding uncharacterized protein F54H12.2-like, with the translated sequence MAFVHNDSCECVKSELDLFSIPPTQTSIEQGQWIEYHPLAQFSDGGPIEFHISGSGSEYLDLTQTQVYVKAKVVHQDGTNLVDGDQVGPVNLFLHSLFSQVDVSLNDRVITPSTPTYPYRAMIESLLQYGSEAKETQLTSALFYKDTAGCMDNPNPLDNTGDANQGLKKRHGYIRSSNSFEMTGPLHCDLFFQPKHLLNGVDVRVKMIRSKEEFSLMSATPDAPYKVVIQDCSLFVRKVKVSPSVMIGHARALEKGTAKYPVRRVMCKVLSVPRGEMTLQQDHLFLGQIPQRLVVGCVDNNAFSGSYVHNPFNFQHFDVNYMSLYVDGTQVPSKPLTPDYGRIAGSASIRAYHTLFSGTDKMFRDSGNDISREDYDRGYALYAFDLSPDLSSGQHFNLKKQGNLRLEIHFRKNLPQGVNIVVYAEFDNILEIDRARNVLFDYSV